Proteins encoded by one window of Mercenaria mercenaria strain notata chromosome 4, MADL_Memer_1, whole genome shotgun sequence:
- the LOC123553215 gene encoding uncharacterized protein LOC123553215 has translation MEKYSRNINIKYESRTSSLSEVLKTKDFPIVARISNTNELAGKCLVEKKEVLFQRRLKTKCAQVRILDFNDKENEQEAKGIEFIMEHDNFVDDSYLISIKYNGTLKFVHRPGSQNRYSSISQVLQELPRFVRVEEDTVTMPSNGIGKNIIVPEKTILEVVRKFNEDGVTFLLCSNGHDSYAFTENDRVNFTEVEDERLYHLSELVRLQLLPKVFQFLEVDPTDIVQMNDELNSGLLTMAWGPMELTRFVDVDMIVGWVRDNKKKTYKTCVIPSNLWPLIPLQTRTFPDQEGKHTYIDSKYSHCMNTDFIDRNLYILPLEQSSITWLRSPDLYERNYSGRAMFDVVYIDFQVSSEDDDETSGDNTGNFDCPPPLPEKPTKSLDPQGTTQLLPKERQNMSVSGKVRKESMNWFSQKHTQTTSKRKKSKENHSDMHILKNIATERTYNISRCSSEGNVRDCPEHYKKQQIGSQSTLSQIKVHSIKPVTGENQYLHADEMSVRLLKSSENIQQVLPTAPYSALSNCSSNTTSGATSDSLQHH, from the exons ATGGAGAAATATTCaagaaatataaacattaaatatgaaaGCCGAACCAGCAGTTtaagtgaagttttgaaaaccAAGGACTTTCCCATAGTTGCAAGAATATCTAACACAAATGAACTTGCAGGAAAATGTTTAGTAGAAAAGAAAGAAGTCTTGTTTCAAAGGCGgttgaaaacaaaatgtgcacAGGTTAGAATTTTGGACTTTAACGACAAGGAGAATGAACAAGAAGCAAAAGGTATCGAATTCATCATGGAACATGATAATTTTGTTGATGATTCATATCTTATATCTATTAAGTACAATGGAACACTAAAGTTTGTTCACAGACCAGGCAGTCAGAACAGATATTCTTCTATATCACAG GTTCTCCAAGAATTACCCCGATTTGTGCGTGTAGAAGAAGACACAGTTACCATGCCATCAAATGGCATAGGTAAAAACATTATTGTACCCGAAAAGACAATTCTAGAAGTTGTTAGAAAATTCAACGAAGATGGAGTAACGTTTTTACTATGCAGCAATGGTCATGACTCATACGCTTTCACTGAGAACGATAGAGTAAACTTCACAGAAGTTGAAGATGAAAGGTTATATCATCTATCTGAGCTTGTGCGTCTGCAATTATTGCCAAAAGTATTTCAGTTCCTCGAAGTTGATCCAACAGATATAGTTCAAATGAATGATGAACTGAATAGTGGCTTATTAACAATGGCTTGGGGACCAATGGAATTAACGAGATTTGTTGATGTTGACATGATTGTTGGTTGGGTgagagataataaaaagaagacgTATAAAACCTGTGTAATTCCAAGCAACCTTTGGCCATTGATTCCGCTTCAAACTCGAACATTTCCTGATCAAGAAGGGAAACACACTTACATTGACAGTAAATACAGTCACTGCATGAATACTGACTTTATAGACAGGAATTTATATATACTGCCCTTGGAACAGTCTTCGATTACCTGGCTAAGAAGTCCTGACTTGTACGAGCGCAATTATTCGGGAAGAGCAATGTTTGATGTGGTATATATTGATTTTCAAG TCTCATCTGAGGATGACGACGAGACAAGTGGTGATAATACCGGAAACTTTGACTGTCCTCCACCATTACCAG AAAAACCAACAAAGTCGCTAGATCCCCAGGGTACAACACAATTACTTCCTAAGGAAAG GCAAAATATGTCAGTTTCTGGGAAAGTCCGAAAAGAGTCAATGAATTGGTTTTCACAAAAACATACTCAGACGACaagcaaaagaaagaaaagtaaagaaaatcaTTCAGATATGCACATATTGAAGAATATTGCGACCGAACGAACGTATAATATATCAAGGTGCTCTTCAGAAGGTAATGTCAGGGACTGTCCTGAACACTACAAAAAGCAACAGATTGGCTCCCAATCTACATTAAGCCAAATCAAAGTTCATTCTATCAAACCGGTAACAGGGGAAAATCAGTATTTACATGCCGATGAAATGTCTGTTCGACTACTGAAATCCAGTGAAAACATACAACAGGTATTGCCAACAGCGCCATATTCTGCGTTATCAAACTGTAGTTCTAATACCACTTCCGGTGCGACCTCAGATTCTCTTCAACATCACTAA
- the LOC128556131 gene encoding uncharacterized protein LOC128556131 → MMMYLCLFCRNIIRKLQYVSDSDSGNLTDLDVDSSGSEYEFTKYEKRKLEQLDISESESDTDLKSKKKIRFKVKQKQSHSDTHKVNQEAPECLIRSGLGGVPECHIGNGQGGVPECHIGNGLGGVSEGHIENGLGGAPVCHIGDDVGGAPECHLGNDPGGAPECRIGNGLGAAPECHIGSGLDESPECQIGNGLGGVPECHIGNDQGGASECHIGNGLGGVSEGHIENGLGGAPVCHIGDDVGGAPECHLGNDPGGAPVI, encoded by the coding sequence ATGATGATGTACCTCTGTCTGTTTTGTCGCAATATAATCAGGAAATTACAGTATGTATCTGATTCAGATTCAGGGAACTTGACTGATCTTGATGTTGATAGTTCAGGCAGTGAATATGAATTCACAAAATATGAGAAACGTAAATTGGAACAGTTAGATATATCTGAATCTGAGTCAGATACAGacttaaaaagtaagaaaaagataagatttaaagtaaaacaaaagcaGTCTCATAGTGATACACACAAAGTGAACCAAGAAGCACCTGAGTGTCTTATAAGGAGTGGTCTAGGTGGAGTACCCGAGTGTCATATAGGGAATGGCCAAGGTGGGGTGCCCGAGTGTCATATAGGAAATGGTTTAGGTGGGGTGTCTGAGGGTCATATAGAGAATGGTCTAGGTGGGGCGCCTGTGTGTCATATAGGGGATGATGTAGGTGGGGCGCCCGAGTGTCATTTAGGGAATGACCCAGGTGGGGCACCTGAGTGCCGTATAGGGAATGGCTTAGGTGCGGCACCTGAATGTCATATTGGGAGTGGTCTAGATGAGTCACCTGAGTGTCAGATAGGGAATGGTCTAGGTGGAGTACCCGAGTGTCATATAGGGAATGACCAAGGTGGGGCGTCTGAGTGTCATATAGGAAATGGTTTAGGTGGGGTGTCTGAGGGTCATATAGAGAATGGTCTAGGTGGAGCGCCTGTGTGTCATATAGGGGATGATGTAGGTGGGGCGCCTGAGTGTCATTTAGGAAATGACCCAGGTGGGGCACCTGTCATATAG